The genomic DNA CTTGACGGCCTTGTTGCGAAGGCGCGCCTTCTCGTTCGTCTTGTTCCGCTTGATCTGGGACTTGATGTTCGCCACGAATGAGCCTTTTCAGGTTCAGGCGCGCGAGGGGATGCCTCACGCACCGTTTGATTTCTTCAGGAGTGCCTCGTGCAGAGAGGGCAGGAGACACAGCCACCCAGGCTACCAGTCCTGGTCCGACCGGCCTAAACCCGAGCTCGGACCCCCTTCAACCAGCCCAAACCGGTCGCACGGCCCCGCCCGTGGGACCATGGAGCCTACGTATCGATCCGACCCGAGGCGACAGGCGCCTCAAGAGACAGGACCCTGCGTGCCCGCGACCCCTAACAATGTGCCCGAGCCGAGCCGTACCGACCCGGCTCTGATCCGCAATTTCTGCATCATCGCGCACATCGACCACGGCAAGTCCACGCTCGCCGACCGCATGCTCCAGCTGACCGGGGTGGTCGACCAGCGGCAGATGCGCGCTCAGTACCTCGACCGCATGGACATCGAGCGCGAGCGCGGCATCACGATCAAGTCCCAGGCGGTACGGCTGCCCTGGGCGCCCACCCAGGAGCCGGGTAACACCCACATCCTCAACATGATCGACACCCCTGGGCACGTCGACTTCACGTATGAGGTGTCGCGGTCCCTCGCGGCCTGTGAGGGCACGGTCCTGCTCGTCGACGCCGCCCAGGGCATCGAGGCCCAGACTCTCGCCAATCTCTACCTGGCGATGGAGAACGACCTCAAGATCATCCCCGTACTGAACAAGATCGACCTGCCGGCCGCTCAGCCGGAGAAGTTCTCCGAGGAGCTCGCCAACCTCATCGGCTGCGACCCGGAGGACGTTCTCAAGGTCTCCGCCAAGACCGGCCTGGGTGTCGAGGCGCTGCTCGACAAGGTCGTCGCCGAGGTCCCGGCCCCGGTCGGTGTCGCCGACGCGCCCGCCCGCGCGATGATCTTCGACTCCGTGTACGACTCCTACCGCGGTGTCGTGACGTACGTACGAGTCATCGATGGTCAGCTCAACAAGCGCGAGCGGATCCGGATGATGTCCACCGGCGCGACCCACGAGCTGCTGGAGATCGGTGTCTCGTCTCCCGAGATGAAGCCGGCCGACGGCCTCGGCGTCGGTGAGGTGGGCTACCTCATCACCGGTGTGAAGGACGTCCGGCAGTCCAAGGTCGGTGACACCATCACCACCCTGAACAAGGGTGCGACCGAGGCGCTCGGCGGCTACAAGGACCCCAAGCCCATGGTCTTCTCGGGGCTGTATCCGCTGGACGGGTCCGACTACCCCGAGCTGCGCGACGCCCTCGACAAGCTCCAGCTCAACGATGCCGCGCTGGTCTACGAGCCGGAGACCTCGGCGGCGCTGGGCTTCGGTTTCCGCGTCGGCTTCCTCGGGCTGCTGCACCTCGACGTGATCCGCGAGCGGCTGGAGCGCGAGTTCGGGCTCGATCTCATCGCCACCGCGCCCAACGTGGTCTACCGCGTCCTCATGGAGGACGGGAGCGAGCACACGGTCACCAATCCGAGCGAGTTCCCGGAGGGGAAGATCAGTGAGGTGTACGAGCCCGTCGTACGCGCCACGATCCTCGCGCCCTCCGAGTTCATCGGCTCGATCATGGAGCTGTGCCAGACCCGGCGCGGCACCCTCCTCGGCATGGACTACCTGTCCGAGGACCGGGTCGAGATCCGGTACACGCTGCCCCTCGCGGAGATCGTCTTCGACTTCTTCGACCAGCTGAAGTCCAAGACCCGCGGCTACGCCTCCCTCGACTACGAGCCGACCGGCGAGCAGGCCTCCAGCCTGGTCAAGGTCGACATCCTGCTGCACGGCGACAAGGTCGACGCCTTTTCGGCGATCACGCACAAGGACGCGGCGTACGCGTACGGTGTGCGGCTGGTCGCCAAGCTGCGCGAGCTCATCCCGCGGCAGGCCTTCGAGGTGCCCATCCAGGCGGCCATCGGCTCCCGGGTCATCGCCCGCGAGACCATCCGCGCCATCCGCAAGGACGTCCTCGCCAAGTGCTACGGCGGTGACATCTCCCGTAAGCGGAAGCTGCTGGAGAAGCAGAAGGAGGGCAAGAAGCGGATGAAGATGGTGGGCTCTGTGGAGGTTCCGCAAGAGGCCTTCATCGCCGTTCTGTCCAGCGACGACAGCGGCGGCTCGGCCAAGGGCAAGAAGTAGCCACCCGGCACCCCCCGTATCCCGGCTTCAAGGGCCCGTTGCGCTCCGGCGCGGCGGGCCCTCGCGCGTCCGCCCGGTGGTTCTTGGGAGGAAGTGACAGGGCGTCGCCCCTTACGCACCGGCCGGACGCGCTCTACTCTGATCTCTGCTCGGTAGTTACTCGCGAGTTAAACAACAGCCGCAACCAGCCAGCCGCACAGCAGTCGATGCAGTCGATCGAGCCAGTCGCACGCACTGTCGCGGGCCCCGGAGGATGTCGTGAGCGACACACAGACCCTGATCGAGAACCGTCCGCCGTCCGTGGCGGCCCTCTTCCTGGAGCGCGTGGCGGCCACGCCGGACGCCGAGGCCTACCGCTACCCGGTACCGTCCCCCAAGCTCTCGGCTTCGCCCGAGCAGGGAGGCGCCCCCGCGGGCCAGGGCCCGGACGACTGGAAGTCGCTGAGCTGGGCGCAGGCCGCCGAACGGGTCTTCGCGGTGGCGGCCGGCCTCATCGAGCTGGGTGTGCAGCCGGAGCAGCGAGTGGCCCTCGCCTCCTCGACGCGGGTCGAGTGGATCCTGGCCGACCTGGGCATCATGTGCGCCGGCGCGGCCACGACCACGATCTACCCGCAGACCAACGCCGACGAGTCCGCGTTCATCCTCGCCGACTCCGAGAGCAAGGTGCTGATCGCGGAGGACGCGGCGCAGCTCGCGAAGGCGGTGGAGAAGCGCGCCGAGCTTCCCGCGCTGACCCATGTCGTGGTGATCGACCCCACGGGCGTGGAGAGCAGTGACTGGGTTCTCACCCTTGCCGAGCTGGAGGCCCGCGGCGCCGCCCACCTGGAGAAGAACCCCGACCTGATCAAGGAGAAGGTCGGCGCGATCACCTCCGACCAGCTCGCCACCCTCATCTACACCTCCGGCACCACGGGCCGCCCCAAGGGTGTCCGGCTCCCGCACGACAACTGGTCGTACATGGCGAAGGCCACCGCCGGGACCGGTCTGATCAGCGCGGACGACGTGCAGTACCTGTGGCTGCCGCTCGCGCACGTCTTCGGCAAGGTG from Streptomyces avermitilis MA-4680 = NBRC 14893 includes the following:
- the lepA gene encoding translation elongation factor 4, with the protein product MPATPNNVPEPSRTDPALIRNFCIIAHIDHGKSTLADRMLQLTGVVDQRQMRAQYLDRMDIERERGITIKSQAVRLPWAPTQEPGNTHILNMIDTPGHVDFTYEVSRSLAACEGTVLLVDAAQGIEAQTLANLYLAMENDLKIIPVLNKIDLPAAQPEKFSEELANLIGCDPEDVLKVSAKTGLGVEALLDKVVAEVPAPVGVADAPARAMIFDSVYDSYRGVVTYVRVIDGQLNKRERIRMMSTGATHELLEIGVSSPEMKPADGLGVGEVGYLITGVKDVRQSKVGDTITTLNKGATEALGGYKDPKPMVFSGLYPLDGSDYPELRDALDKLQLNDAALVYEPETSAALGFGFRVGFLGLLHLDVIRERLEREFGLDLIATAPNVVYRVLMEDGSEHTVTNPSEFPEGKISEVYEPVVRATILAPSEFIGSIMELCQTRRGTLLGMDYLSEDRVEIRYTLPLAEIVFDFFDQLKSKTRGYASLDYEPTGEQASSLVKVDILLHGDKVDAFSAITHKDAAYAYGVRLVAKLRELIPRQAFEVPIQAAIGSRVIARETIRAIRKDVLAKCYGGDISRKRKLLEKQKEGKKRMKMVGSVEVPQEAFIAVLSSDDSGGSAKGKK